Proteins from a genomic interval of Petrotoga miotherma DSM 10691:
- a CDS encoding 5'-nucleotidase C-terminal domain-containing protein: MKRVLGILVVMILVLSVFAGPNHLVIFHMNDTHGHVWGTEDGGGFARAATLINQAREEVAKEGGAVLFLHAGDVNTGIPESDQLDAVPDFLALHYMGLDAMVLGNHEFDKPFEVLEKQYEVAQFPFLGANFVDEKRGGPVFEPYVIKDYGDFSVGIIGLVTEQTKVLEPIYLGENTIVDAEETLKKYLPIVQEKADVVIVLAHLGYHADGGRPNLSVEFTTSDELAENVPGVDIIIDGHSHTLLETPVVINNVIVAQAGENAENIGRIDLWIDDGRIVDWRGEVIPLKSDIPEDPFIKMFTDAFYQLGSEALNEVVGVTKVYLDGERAHVRSDETNLSNLIADGMIWKTGADVALMNGGGIRAPIEAGEITYRDILTVLPFGNTLYVLELTGKDIMDVLNYAATIPDGQGAKLHVAGLTAEMKGGKATNVKINGKPIDLNKTYKVVTNNYVAAGGDGYTMLEGKPGYDTYFRDADALREYIAHLGTIEDYTSEERLIELDQVK, from the coding sequence ATGAAAAGAGTTTTAGGCATTTTAGTTGTTATGATTTTGGTTTTATCAGTATTTGCTGGACCTAACCATTTAGTGATTTTTCACATGAACGATACCCATGGACATGTGTGGGGAACGGAAGATGGTGGAGGATTCGCCAGAGCAGCTACTCTGATAAATCAAGCAAGAGAAGAAGTAGCTAAGGAAGGTGGAGCAGTACTTTTTCTACATGCTGGCGATGTAAACACAGGGATTCCAGAATCTGATCAGTTGGATGCAGTTCCTGACTTTTTGGCCTTACATTACATGGGTTTGGATGCTATGGTTTTGGGTAATCACGAATTTGACAAGCCTTTTGAAGTGCTTGAGAAGCAGTATGAAGTAGCACAATTTCCGTTCTTAGGGGCAAATTTTGTCGATGAAAAACGTGGCGGACCAGTTTTTGAACCATATGTTATAAAAGATTATGGTGATTTCTCTGTTGGAATTATTGGTCTTGTTACAGAGCAAACAAAAGTTTTAGAACCAATTTATTTAGGCGAGAATACAATTGTGGACGCAGAAGAAACTTTAAAAAAATATCTTCCAATTGTCCAAGAAAAAGCTGATGTAGTTATAGTCCTTGCGCACTTAGGTTATCATGCAGATGGAGGAAGGCCTAACTTGTCTGTTGAGTTCACTACCTCAGATGAGCTAGCTGAAAATGTACCCGGAGTAGATATTATAATAGATGGACATTCTCACACTTTGTTAGAAACACCTGTAGTAATCAATAATGTTATAGTAGCACAAGCTGGAGAGAATGCAGAGAATATTGGGAGAATAGATTTATGGATCGATGACGGTAGAATAGTCGATTGGAGGGGAGAAGTAATTCCACTTAAATCTGATATCCCTGAAGATCCTTTCATAAAAATGTTTACAGATGCTTTTTATCAACTTGGATCAGAGGCTTTGAATGAGGTTGTTGGAGTAACAAAAGTATATCTCGACGGGGAACGTGCCCACGTTAGAAGTGACGAAACGAATCTAAGCAATCTTATAGCAGATGGTATGATTTGGAAAACAGGTGCAGATGTTGCTTTAATGAATGGTGGTGGGATAAGAGCACCTATTGAGGCCGGAGAGATAACCTACAGAGACATATTAACCGTTTTGCCTTTTGGAAATACATTGTACGTTTTAGAATTGACTGGGAAAGATATTATGGATGTTTTAAATTATGCTGCTACAATTCCTGATGGCCAGGGAGCTAAGTTACATGTTGCAGGGCTAACTGCAGAAATGAAAGGTGGAAAAGCTACAAACGTAAAAATAAACGGTAAACCCATTGATTTGAACAAAACTTATAAGGTTGTTACCAACAACTATGTAGCTGCTGGCGGAGACGGTTATACAATGCTTGAAGGTAAACCTGGTTACGATACATACTTTAGAGATGCAGATGCGTTACGTGAATACATTGCTCACTTGGGAACTATTGAAGATTATACTTCTGAAGAGAGATTAATAGAATTAGATCAAGTTAAGTGA
- a CDS encoding damage-control phosphatase ARMT1 family protein — translation MNIDYECINCLLNHSSELMDKINANSSYSSNNIFDNYKRVILKTFGEVNPTHTPYYLVKTFYDAFFDIFGENDYFHSEKADLNQLFLEVYDDLLDFCFSSKDPLYTAFKLSLMGELFCHNSENSFGELEIEIQNFYNTKRVAINDLEKFKKEIKNAHFLLFLHNYAGEIVFDKLFIRVLKELNPNLIIHSALKSRPVYKCATKKDADQIFLKEVSIPFESGSKYLGTDLSFVSRSFKNIYDEADIVIAKGQSNFESLVDENTKKSIYYSFVVKCKKIAKNLDVNKEDLIFKRS, via the coding sequence ATGAATATAGATTATGAATGTATTAATTGTCTTCTAAACCATTCTTCTGAGTTAATGGATAAAATTAATGCTAACTCTTCGTATTCTTCTAATAACATTTTTGATAATTACAAAAGGGTCATTCTAAAAACATTCGGTGAAGTGAATCCTACCCATACACCTTACTATTTGGTAAAAACATTTTATGATGCTTTTTTTGATATTTTTGGTGAAAATGATTACTTTCATTCAGAAAAAGCCGACTTGAACCAACTTTTTTTAGAGGTTTATGATGATCTGCTGGATTTTTGTTTTTCCAGCAAGGATCCTCTTTATACTGCCTTCAAATTATCACTGATGGGAGAGCTTTTTTGCCACAATTCGGAGAATTCCTTTGGTGAGTTAGAGATTGAAATTCAAAATTTTTATAACACAAAGAGGGTAGCAATAAACGATTTAGAAAAATTTAAAAAAGAGATTAAAAATGCTCATTTCCTGCTTTTTCTTCATAATTATGCTGGAGAAATAGTTTTTGATAAATTGTTTATAAGAGTATTAAAAGAATTAAACCCCAACTTGATTATTCATTCTGCTTTGAAATCTCGTCCAGTTTACAAATGTGCGACTAAAAAAGATGCCGATCAAATTTTTTTAAAGGAAGTTTCTATTCCTTTTGAAAGTGGGTCTAAATATTTGGGCACCGATTTAAGCTTCGTTAGTCGATCTTTCAAAAATATCTACGATGAAGCAGATATTGTAATAGCCAAAGGACAATCTAACTTTGAAAGTTTGGTTGATGAAAATACAAAAAAATCAATTTATTATTCTTTTGTTGTTAAGTGTAAAAAAATCGCCAAAAATCTTGATGTGAACAAAGAAGATTTAATATTTAAGCGAAGCTGA
- the rpmH gene encoding 50S ribosomal protein L34, which yields MKRTYQPSRIKRKRTHGFLARKRTSSGRNVLRRRRAKGRERLTV from the coding sequence ATGAAAAGAACATATCAACCATCTAGGATAAAGAGAAAAAGAACTCATGGCTTTTTAGCTAGGAAAAGAACATCAAGTGGAAGAAATGTTTTAAGAAGAAGAAGAGCAAAAGGCAGAGAACGTTTAACAGTCTAA
- the rnpA gene encoding ribonuclease P protein component yields MEEQTFKKKERLRLKRNFKRVFEKGGRLIDNNFVIIYVRNTMDYNRIAIIVNKKFGNAVVRNLIKRYIREIYRTNKIFFPIGYDFVFIPRKELSKNFKRIDYFQIKSLILKLVRKINE; encoded by the coding sequence ATGGAAGAACAAACTTTCAAGAAAAAAGAACGTTTACGATTAAAAAGAAATTTCAAAAGAGTTTTTGAAAAGGGCGGGCGTTTAATCGACAATAATTTTGTTATAATATACGTTCGAAATACTATGGATTATAACAGAATTGCTATAATTGTGAACAAAAAATTCGGCAACGCAGTTGTTAGAAATTTAATTAAAAGATACATCAGAGAAATATATAGAACCAACAAAATTTTTTTCCCAATAGGATACGATTTCGTATTTATTCCAAGAAAAGAATTATCCAAAAATTTTAAAAGAATAGATTATTTCCAAATAAAAAGTCTTATTTTAAAGTTGGTGAGGAAGATAAACGAATGA
- the yidD gene encoding membrane protein insertion efficiency factor YidD yields the protein MKKFVLKSIDFYRKHISPATPPKCIYLPTCSSYTYEAVEKFGVFKGLYLGFRRFIRCNPLHKGGYDPVPEKFYFFVHKKEKNKQHRRSV from the coding sequence ATGAAAAAGTTTGTTCTCAAGTCTATAGATTTTTACAGAAAACATATATCGCCTGCAACCCCTCCCAAATGTATTTACCTACCGACCTGCTCATCTTATACCTATGAAGCGGTGGAAAAGTTCGGGGTGTTTAAAGGTTTGTATTTGGGATTTAGACGTTTTATCAGGTGTAACCCATTACACAAAGGGGGCTATGACCCTGTCCCCGAAAAATTTTATTTTTTTGTTCATAAAAAAGAAAAAAACAAACAACACAGAAGGAGTGTATGA
- the yidC gene encoding membrane protein insertase YidC — protein MKKGLFFLMLLLFLNVIAFAIPEIMVSESSLNKEINIEMKLYRLKLDQNGHILNFELYDSRAKKYELVYEYTGDSYNILDTQNMTEILPSNYNIRLAEDQSYIEINYFFPNGGQKIYKFYNDPNYHFDVQFKNLNRYVVLPSISFSSGIRYSGNVFVSYIDKSVLTGEALDSTLAIYTPEEIEFSQNQYLTPLNYSDHKIISYLGPTKKIFIKETFDGIEEGNTYSTIIDLMQDLGKFGPFTNIFYWFVNFFWWLFKVTGNFGWAIILFTLIVNAILFPVYGRQKKSMIEMKQLQPELEKIKKKYKNPQKQQEETMKLYKEKGVNPAGGCLTSLIPLPIMVILWQVIYYFEGSYAYNPRFLFWTDLSQGGFQANFFLLLIAIIASLINALLMSQDARSAWTSVIMSVVFPFILIALPVGVFIYYSLNMVIQTLLTFVYNRIYNVKGITIRQLVGLGPKPVRR, from the coding sequence TTGAAAAAAGGATTGTTTTTTTTGATGTTACTATTATTTTTGAACGTTATAGCCTTTGCAATACCTGAAATAATGGTATCAGAAAGTTCACTAAATAAAGAAATTAACATTGAAATGAAATTGTACAGACTGAAGTTAGATCAAAATGGGCATATTTTAAATTTCGAACTCTATGATAGCAGAGCTAAAAAATATGAATTAGTTTATGAGTACACAGGAGATAGTTACAATATTTTAGATACTCAAAATATGACAGAAATTTTACCAAGTAACTATAATATAAGATTGGCGGAAGATCAAAGTTATATCGAAATAAACTACTTTTTCCCCAATGGAGGGCAGAAGATTTATAAGTTTTATAACGATCCTAACTATCATTTTGATGTTCAATTTAAAAATTTGAATAGATACGTTGTTTTACCGAGCATATCCTTTTCTTCTGGAATAAGATACAGCGGTAATGTTTTTGTTTCATACATTGATAAATCCGTTTTAACAGGTGAAGCCTTAGATTCTACGTTAGCCATCTATACCCCTGAAGAGATAGAATTTTCTCAAAACCAATATTTAACTCCATTAAATTATTCAGATCACAAAATAATTTCTTATTTGGGTCCTACCAAAAAAATTTTTATAAAAGAAACTTTTGACGGTATAGAAGAAGGAAATACTTACTCTACTATAATCGATTTAATGCAGGATTTAGGTAAATTTGGACCTTTTACTAATATTTTTTATTGGTTCGTGAACTTTTTCTGGTGGCTATTTAAAGTGACAGGTAATTTCGGTTGGGCTATAATACTCTTCACCCTCATAGTAAATGCAATACTATTCCCTGTATATGGGAGACAAAAGAAATCCATGATCGAAATGAAACAGTTACAACCAGAGCTTGAAAAAATAAAGAAAAAATATAAGAATCCTCAGAAACAACAAGAAGAAACGATGAAACTGTACAAAGAAAAAGGAGTTAACCCAGCTGGAGGTTGTTTGACTTCTTTGATTCCTCTGCCTATTATGGTCATACTATGGCAAGTAATCTACTATTTTGAAGGCAGTTATGCATACAACCCCAGATTTCTCTTTTGGACAGATCTTTCTCAAGGTGGTTTCCAAGCCAATTTTTTCTTACTATTAATAGCTATAATTGCTTCTTTAATAAATGCCCTTTTAATGTCCCAAGATGCCAGGAGCGCATGGACGTCGGTAATTATGTCTGTGGTGTTCCCTTTCATTTTAATTGCATTACCCGTCGGGGTATTCATTTATTATTCACTGAACATGGTAATACAAACTTTGTTGACATTTGTGTACAATAGGATTTACAATGTCAAAGGTATTACTATTAGACAACTCGTTGGTTTGGGTCCAAAGCCTGTCAGGAGGTGA
- the jag gene encoding RNA-binding cell elongation regulator Jag/EloR produces MLKLQGKTKFEGTDLESVLEKAKSDFNASGIDEISYKIIQEPSKGFLFGIGKKPLIIEAYPNEKYLVNRVKDFLKNILSYFEEDVDININYYNKTLRVFLEGENLGKVIGKQGRNLGALQHLTMIYVNRMTDTKCDVKLDVGDYRKKRKKSLELIADNAAKKAITTNDKVELAPMFSFERKIIHKYINYNYPKLHTTSIGLEPYRKVVIYPSKNGHN; encoded by the coding sequence TTGCTTAAATTACAAGGTAAGACGAAATTTGAAGGAACTGATTTGGAATCGGTTTTAGAAAAAGCAAAATCAGATTTTAACGCATCAGGTATCGATGAGATTTCTTATAAGATTATTCAAGAACCTTCCAAGGGGTTTCTTTTTGGAATAGGTAAAAAGCCTCTCATTATCGAAGCTTATCCTAACGAAAAATATCTCGTCAATAGAGTAAAAGATTTCTTGAAAAATATTCTTTCCTATTTTGAGGAAGATGTTGATATCAATATAAATTATTACAATAAGACCTTGAGAGTTTTTTTAGAGGGGGAAAACTTAGGTAAAGTAATAGGCAAACAAGGAAGGAACCTTGGAGCTTTACAGCATTTAACCATGATTTATGTCAATAGAATGACAGATACCAAATGTGATGTAAAATTGGATGTTGGAGATTATAGAAAGAAAAGAAAAAAAAGCTTAGAACTAATAGCAGACAATGCGGCCAAAAAGGCAATAACGACTAATGACAAGGTAGAATTGGCTCCCATGTTTTCTTTTGAAAGAAAAATAATTCACAAGTACATAAATTATAATTATCCAAAATTACACACCACCTCAATAGGGCTAGAACCTTATAGAAAAGTAGTGATCTACCCCTCGAAAAATGGTCACAATTAA